Proteins from a genomic interval of Blastocatellia bacterium:
- a CDS encoding HNH endonuclease produces MAKLSGGWIHKAVRLAIYLRDGFICVYCLRDLHDADPFDVTLDHLIPRSLGGTHETTNLVTACRSCNSSRQAKDWQVWATKKAQDRIRKQRGRKLPLALASALIEGTAGDRKAEARSA; encoded by the coding sequence GTGGCGAAGTTAAGCGGCGGCTGGATTCACAAGGCGGTAAGACTGGCGATCTACTTGCGCGACGGTTTTATCTGTGTGTACTGCTTGCGCGATCTGCACGACGCCGATCCGTTCGACGTGACGCTAGACCACCTCATTCCGCGAAGTCTTGGGGGCACACACGAGACGACGAATCTCGTCACCGCTTGCCGCTCCTGCAACTCATCCCGCCAGGCTAAAGACTGGCAAGTGTGGGCGACGAAGAAGGCGCAAGACCGGATTAGAAAGCAACGAGGCCGCAAGCTGCCACTCGCCTTAGCAAGCGCCTTGATCGAAGGCACAGCCGGAGATCGAAAGGCCGAAGCGCGTAGCGCATAG